One genomic segment of Amycolatopsis sp. Hca4 includes these proteins:
- a CDS encoding response regulator transcription factor: MITDQVPVLLHATDTITHAGVTAALRSRPEIRFADEGSDEPAVVLVIVERLNTEARQLLRSLQCAGHAGVVLVAGEVEDSELLDVVGNGVSAIIRRADATPDTLVRLVKAAAAGEGALPPDLLGRLLSRVSRLQRDVLHPNGWDLAGMSQRETRVLRLVADGFETKEIADQLSYSERTVKSILHDITNRFQLRNRAHAVAFAMREGLI, from the coding sequence ATGATCACCGACCAGGTTCCGGTGCTGCTGCACGCCACCGACACCATCACCCACGCGGGCGTCACGGCCGCGCTGCGGTCACGCCCCGAGATCCGCTTCGCCGACGAGGGCTCCGACGAGCCCGCCGTGGTGCTGGTCATCGTGGAGCGGCTGAACACCGAGGCCCGGCAGCTGCTGCGCAGCCTCCAGTGCGCCGGTCACGCCGGCGTAGTCCTGGTCGCCGGGGAGGTGGAGGATTCGGAGCTGCTCGACGTCGTCGGCAACGGGGTGTCGGCGATCATCCGCCGGGCCGACGCCACCCCGGACACCCTGGTGCGGCTGGTCAAGGCCGCGGCCGCCGGCGAAGGCGCGCTGCCGCCGGACCTGCTGGGCCGCCTGCTGTCGCGGGTGTCCCGGCTGCAGCGGGACGTGCTCCACCCGAACGGGTGGGACCTCGCCGGGATGTCCCAGCGGGAGACCCGGGTGCTGCGGCTGGTCGCCGACGGGTTCGAGACCAAGGAGATCGCCGACCAGCTGAGCTACTCGGAGCGGACGGTGAAGTCGATCCTGCACGACATCACCAACCGCTTCCAGCTCCGCAACCGCGCCCACGCGGTGGCGTTCGCCATGCGCGAAGGGCTGATCTAG
- a CDS encoding response regulator transcription factor, whose product MFGALRVLVVDDHPVFRAALCAMLDATDGMEVAGEAADGLTAVADAARLEPDVILMDLNLPDLDGVEATRRIVSASPHTGVLMLTMFENEAAVFAAMRAGARGYLLKGARNEQIIRAVRVIGDGEAIFSPAIATRVLSLLGTATPRDESFPRLTLREKEILRLVALGMGNASIAEELVLSQKTVRNHVSHIFRKLRVTDRSQAIAKAREAGIARSE is encoded by the coding sequence GTGTTCGGAGCCCTGCGCGTCCTCGTCGTCGACGACCACCCCGTCTTCCGGGCGGCGCTCTGCGCGATGCTCGACGCCACCGACGGGATGGAGGTCGCCGGCGAGGCGGCCGACGGCCTGACCGCGGTCGCCGACGCGGCCCGGCTGGAACCCGACGTCATCCTGATGGACCTGAACCTGCCGGACCTCGACGGGGTCGAAGCGACCCGGCGGATCGTGAGCGCCAGTCCGCACACCGGCGTGCTGATGCTGACCATGTTCGAGAACGAGGCCGCGGTGTTCGCCGCCATGCGCGCGGGCGCCCGCGGCTACCTGCTCAAGGGCGCGCGCAACGAGCAGATCATCCGCGCGGTCCGGGTGATCGGTGACGGCGAGGCCATCTTCAGCCCGGCCATCGCCACCCGGGTGCTGTCGCTGCTGGGGACGGCGACCCCGCGCGACGAGTCGTTCCCGCGGCTCACCCTGCGCGAGAAGGAGATCCTGCGGCTGGTGGCGCTGGGCATGGGCAACGCGTCGATCGCCGAGGAACTGGTGCTGAGCCAGAAGACCGTGCGCAACCACGTGTCCCACATCTTCCGCAAGCTCCGCGTCACCGACCGCTCCCAGGCCATCGCGAAGGCCCGGGAGGCCGGCATTGCCCGATCGGAGTAA
- a CDS encoding VWA domain-containing protein has product MRANRAVAGTAVVAVLAGWAISGALAPTEAQAPAPAAAPYRVGYVSAATTSLYQATGEGAEPALPGGAGGVDSDASAGTGGIVWVSHRAAAGSAERDGELFYLRDGTSAAVRLTDDDAADLRPALSPDGRTVAFASERTGSRKLFVIGVDGRGLRQVTSGPASDDSPSWSPDGTRLAFSSTRDDPAGDIYTVPAAGGTPTRLTADPAADTQPAWGLARIAFTTTRFHPAGDVALVAETGGAVTRAVPDPGDSAEPAWSPDGTRLAFTTRAQDPLGDVKQVQGGKVSVISALSGTGETEPTFRADGRPVFTELRSGGSTDIWSADATGGDRRDLTNRPGADEFDPAFSADGTQLAYTQAGPGDAVATAVVVANADGSAPRELTGRVDRIKREQHPAWSPDGTMIAFTNTEIRSETPIDTVRIARVADGKVLGEIPLPPYLSGSDSQPVWSADGTKVTLTRAAARIAPPPPSRVDPGVVDIPVGQGSSASIRKTVPTDKVPARPDIVLLMDQTSSMGTALKDMQTNLTQVMGTITAAQPEAQYAAVAFGDRDDVVDANNPHGRLFQVQQDLTKNQDDVKAAFTRITPFGGGDTPEDWIYALDRVATGAVTFRPDSSKIVVLVGDAPSHDPSGVPQHPDQGVTLAQAIAHLKAQGIRVVAVSAAGGGGGLDSDPAHQATQVVDGTDGVIASTDPGNISAVIAEKIGDLKVKVLPVPFCDPGLTLTFDPEGTQQVPGGTNANFTEIAAVAPTAPLGAVLHCRVEFRIDGENTVRPGYTEDVTVRVKDPRLPLITVHDKTVTGTAPTVVEYPATAIDADRETVLTPFCTPSSGSLFPVGATTVTCTATGRNGTATETAVISVDPGGEFRQELWQVALTSGPDSVSAGTQRDLSPSFGTPCGTGRQGSADVSPDGTALVFHNDRRQLCVAPADGGAARVLVPDAGTVDDPAWSPDGTLVAFDSAPSESRPGILTVPAAGGPTAVLIAGPGGASQPAFQRVADLGVTATAVPPAIPFDGLTTFEFVVTNHGVAASPGVGLFVRLTPGLRPQAPITTAGTCTPDLVCAFGTLAPGASPRVRFSATGAVSGPQAATGTVTTAGPDADARDNSATAVVTVAEKPLPPVTPGSLSVGLAVSAVPLFVGGDDVVLTFLVHNGSGAPMPNVRLVTQLPPQLPATSVATGCTPDGGSCALGTLAPGQTVEVRISLAAGAAADAPVSGTVSTSGPDTDSRDNTASGRVVIRRPVVTVDPGVGPLGSVPRVTGTDFPPGATVRLAWSAGISPDPGLATVGVDGKFEAQFLLFHHDLIGPRTVAVTPVSGPKFGTVQSNQILVVLRTEQPPFITRG; this is encoded by the coding sequence ATGCGCGCGAACCGAGCGGTGGCGGGGACCGCGGTCGTCGCGGTGCTCGCCGGCTGGGCGATCAGCGGCGCGCTCGCGCCGACCGAGGCCCAGGCGCCGGCCCCGGCGGCCGCGCCGTACCGCGTCGGGTACGTCAGCGCGGCCACCACCAGCCTCTACCAGGCGACCGGCGAAGGCGCCGAACCCGCGCTCCCCGGCGGGGCCGGCGGCGTCGACTCCGACGCGTCGGCGGGAACCGGCGGGATCGTGTGGGTGAGCCACCGCGCCGCCGCCGGCAGCGCCGAACGCGACGGCGAGCTGTTCTACCTCCGCGACGGGACCTCGGCGGCCGTGCGGCTGACCGACGACGACGCCGCCGACCTCCGCCCGGCGCTGTCGCCGGACGGCCGCACGGTCGCGTTCGCCTCCGAACGCACCGGCAGCCGGAAGCTCTTCGTGATCGGCGTGGACGGCCGCGGCCTGCGCCAGGTGACGTCCGGCCCGGCGAGCGACGACTCGCCGAGCTGGTCGCCCGACGGCACCCGGCTGGCGTTCAGCAGCACCCGCGACGACCCGGCCGGGGACATCTACACCGTGCCGGCCGCCGGCGGGACGCCCACCCGCCTGACCGCCGACCCGGCTGCCGACACCCAGCCCGCGTGGGGACTCGCGCGGATCGCGTTCACCACCACCCGCTTCCACCCGGCGGGCGACGTGGCGCTGGTGGCCGAAACCGGCGGGGCGGTCACCCGCGCCGTCCCCGACCCCGGTGATTCGGCGGAGCCGGCGTGGTCGCCCGACGGCACCCGGCTGGCCTTCACGACCCGCGCGCAGGACCCGCTCGGCGACGTCAAGCAGGTCCAGGGCGGCAAGGTCTCGGTCATCTCGGCGCTGTCCGGCACCGGCGAGACCGAGCCGACGTTCCGCGCCGACGGCCGTCCGGTGTTCACCGAACTGCGCTCGGGCGGCAGCACGGACATCTGGAGCGCGGACGCCACCGGCGGCGACCGCCGCGACCTCACCAACCGCCCCGGCGCCGACGAGTTCGACCCGGCCTTCTCCGCCGACGGAACGCAGCTGGCCTACACCCAGGCCGGCCCCGGCGATGCGGTGGCGACCGCGGTCGTCGTGGCGAACGCCGACGGCAGCGCGCCCCGCGAGCTGACCGGCCGGGTCGACCGGATCAAGCGCGAGCAGCACCCGGCCTGGTCCCCGGACGGCACGATGATCGCCTTCACCAACACCGAAATCCGGAGTGAAACCCCGATCGACACCGTGCGGATCGCCCGCGTCGCGGACGGGAAGGTCCTCGGCGAGATCCCGCTGCCCCCGTACCTGTCCGGCAGCGACTCGCAGCCGGTGTGGTCCGCCGACGGCACGAAGGTCACGCTGACCCGCGCGGCCGCGCGGATCGCGCCGCCCCCTCCGTCCAGAGTGGACCCCGGGGTGGTCGACATCCCGGTCGGGCAGGGCTCGTCGGCGTCGATCCGCAAGACCGTGCCGACGGACAAGGTGCCCGCCCGGCCCGACATCGTGCTGCTGATGGACCAGACCAGCTCGATGGGGACCGCCCTGAAGGACATGCAGACCAACCTGACCCAGGTGATGGGCACCATCACCGCGGCGCAGCCGGAAGCCCAGTACGCCGCCGTGGCGTTCGGCGACCGCGACGACGTCGTCGACGCGAACAACCCGCACGGCCGCCTCTTCCAGGTGCAGCAGGACCTCACGAAGAACCAGGACGACGTCAAGGCCGCCTTCACCAGGATCACGCCGTTCGGTGGCGGGGACACCCCGGAGGACTGGATCTACGCCCTCGACCGGGTCGCCACGGGCGCGGTCACCTTCCGGCCGGACAGCAGCAAGATCGTCGTGCTGGTCGGCGACGCGCCGAGCCACGACCCCAGCGGCGTTCCCCAGCACCCCGACCAGGGCGTGACGCTCGCCCAGGCGATCGCGCACCTGAAGGCGCAAGGCATCCGGGTGGTCGCGGTGTCGGCCGCCGGCGGTGGCGGTGGCCTCGACAGCGACCCGGCGCACCAGGCGACCCAGGTGGTCGACGGGACCGACGGGGTGATCGCCAGCACCGACCCGGGAAACATCAGCGCCGTGATCGCCGAGAAGATCGGTGACCTGAAGGTGAAGGTGCTGCCGGTGCCGTTCTGCGACCCGGGGCTGACGCTGACCTTCGACCCCGAAGGAACGCAGCAGGTGCCGGGCGGCACGAACGCGAACTTCACCGAAATCGCCGCCGTCGCGCCGACCGCGCCCCTCGGCGCCGTCCTGCACTGCCGCGTGGAGTTCCGGATCGACGGCGAGAACACCGTCCGTCCCGGCTACACCGAGGACGTCACCGTCCGGGTGAAGGATCCGCGGCTGCCGCTGATCACCGTGCACGACAAGACCGTCACCGGCACCGCGCCGACGGTCGTCGAGTACCCGGCGACCGCGATCGACGCCGACCGCGAAACGGTGCTCACGCCGTTCTGCACCCCTTCGTCCGGCAGCCTCTTCCCGGTCGGCGCCACCACCGTGACGTGCACGGCGACCGGGCGCAACGGCACCGCCACCGAGACCGCCGTCATCTCCGTCGACCCGGGCGGGGAGTTCCGGCAGGAGCTCTGGCAGGTGGCCCTGACCTCGGGCCCGGACAGCGTCAGCGCCGGGACCCAGCGGGACCTTTCGCCGTCGTTCGGGACGCCGTGCGGCACCGGGCGCCAAGGCTCGGCGGACGTCTCGCCGGACGGCACCGCGCTCGTGTTCCACAACGACCGCCGTCAGCTCTGCGTCGCCCCCGCCGACGGCGGAGCCGCGCGCGTGCTGGTGCCGGACGCCGGAACGGTGGACGACCCGGCCTGGTCGCCGGACGGCACGCTGGTCGCCTTCGACAGCGCGCCGTCGGAGTCCCGGCCGGGCATCCTGACCGTGCCGGCGGCCGGAGGCCCGACGGCGGTCCTGATCGCCGGGCCGGGCGGTGCTTCGCAGCCGGCGTTCCAGCGGGTCGCCGACCTCGGGGTGACCGCCACCGCCGTCCCGCCCGCCATCCCGTTCGACGGGCTGACGACCTTCGAATTCGTGGTCACCAACCACGGCGTCGCCGCGTCGCCCGGCGTCGGGCTGTTCGTCCGGCTGACCCCCGGGTTGCGCCCGCAGGCGCCGATCACCACCGCGGGCACCTGCACGCCGGACCTCGTCTGCGCCTTCGGCACGCTCGCGCCGGGTGCGAGCCCGCGGGTGCGGTTCAGCGCCACCGGCGCGGTGTCCGGGCCGCAGGCCGCGACCGGCACCGTGACCACCGCGGGCCCGGACGCCGACGCGCGGGACAACTCCGCCACGGCGGTGGTCACCGTCGCCGAGAAGCCGCTGCCCCCGGTCACGCCGGGATCGCTGTCGGTGGGGCTGGCGGTGTCGGCCGTCCCGCTGTTCGTCGGCGGCGACGACGTCGTGCTGACCTTCCTGGTGCACAACGGTTCCGGGGCGCCGATGCCGAACGTCCGCCTGGTCACCCAGCTGCCGCCGCAGCTGCCCGCGACCTCGGTGGCCACGGGCTGCACGCCCGACGGCGGCAGCTGCGCGCTCGGGACGCTCGCGCCCGGCCAGACCGTCGAGGTCCGGATCTCGCTGGCGGCCGGTGCCGCGGCCGACGCACCGGTGTCGGGCACGGTCAGCACGAGCGGGCCGGACACCGATTCCCGCGACAACACGGCGAGCGGGCGGGTGGTGATCCGCCGGCCGGTGGTCACCGTGGACCCGGGCGTCGGCCCGCTGGGATCCGTCCCGCGGGTGACGGGGACGGACTTCCCGCCGGGCGCCACCGTCCGGCTGGCCTGGTCGGCAGGCATCTCGCCGGACCCGGGCCTGGCCACCGTGGGCGTCGACGGGAAGTTCGAGGCGCAGTTCCTGCTCTTCCACCACGACCTGATCGGGCCGCGCACGGTGGCGGTGACGCCGGTGAGCGGGCCGAAGTTCGGGACGGTGCAGTCGAACCAGATCCTCGTGGTGCTGCGCACCGAACAACCCCCGTTCATCACCCGCGGCTGA
- a CDS encoding PAAR domain-containing protein — MPPAARVGDPTGHPGVIAGPGVPTVLIGGMPAANVGTLHTCSFPPPAVHPPSPIAPPGCPTVLIGGMPAARMGDMAACGAPIVMGCPTVLIGG; from the coding sequence ATGCCACCAGCCGCGAGGGTCGGCGACCCGACCGGGCACCCGGGCGTCATCGCCGGGCCCGGCGTGCCGACGGTGCTGATCGGCGGGATGCCCGCCGCCAACGTCGGGACGCTGCACACGTGCTCGTTCCCGCCGCCCGCGGTGCACCCGCCGTCGCCGATCGCGCCGCCCGGCTGCCCGACCGTGCTCATCGGCGGCATGCCCGCGGCCCGGATGGGCGACATGGCCGCCTGCGGCGCGCCGATCGTCATGGGCTGCCCGACCGTCCTGATCGGAGGTTGA
- a CDS encoding putative baseplate assembly protein, with translation MTLPMPNLDDRRFQDLVDEAKYLVQRNCPEWTDHNVSDPGVTLIETFAQMVDQLLYRLNRVPDLHYLRFLDLIGVRLFPPAAARADVTFWLSAARDVPVVVAAGKQVASVRNEVEDPVVFTVERTLNIVPCSLAHLATATAEAGVPPVDRTDELLVGGGPAAFAETPAPGDAVLFGLSDAVPGCAVLLRIDCEVEGQGVDPHDPPWLWEAWDGTGWAACEVDRDSTGAFNRAGDIVVHVPDGHTMSVLARQRAGWLRCRLVEAKQHQPFYQRSPRLHAVEASTIGGTAAAVHAEIIRNEVVGTSDGTPGQRFPLGRPPVVVGEGELVVEVSGPDGWQPWTEVRSFADSGPDDRHVVLDRVGGQVEFGPAVRQPEGGLRHYGAVPAKSAAIRVPEYRSGGGRRGNVAREVLEVQRDPVPFVSSVVNRRPAIGGVDGESVRDAAVRGPLLLRTRDRAVIAEDYEQLAREAAPEAARVRCIPAHGADGRETGAIRVLVVPAVPDTGELAFATLMLEPGMRGRIERHLGERRCVGALVSVEPPFYQGVTVVARLRARRRTTAGTLGARATQALYDYFNPISGGPDGDGWPFGRPVQSGEVFAVLQRLPGVELVEDVRLFAANPITRERGEQVDRLDLPPNALAFSFGHQVRVREAGA, from the coding sequence ATGACCCTGCCGATGCCCAACCTCGACGACCGCCGGTTCCAGGACCTCGTCGACGAAGCCAAGTACCTGGTGCAGCGCAACTGTCCGGAGTGGACCGACCACAACGTCTCCGACCCCGGCGTCACGCTCATCGAGACGTTCGCGCAGATGGTCGACCAGCTGCTCTACCGGCTCAACCGGGTGCCCGACCTGCACTACCTGCGCTTCCTCGACCTGATCGGGGTGCGGCTGTTCCCGCCCGCCGCGGCACGGGCCGACGTCACGTTCTGGCTCTCGGCGGCCCGGGACGTCCCGGTGGTCGTCGCGGCGGGCAAGCAGGTGGCCAGCGTGCGCAACGAGGTCGAGGACCCGGTGGTGTTCACCGTGGAGCGCACGCTGAACATCGTGCCGTGCTCGCTCGCGCACCTGGCGACCGCCACCGCCGAAGCCGGGGTGCCGCCGGTCGACCGCACCGACGAGCTCCTCGTCGGCGGCGGCCCGGCGGCCTTCGCCGAGACCCCGGCCCCCGGTGACGCGGTCCTCTTCGGACTGTCGGACGCGGTGCCCGGCTGCGCGGTGCTGCTGCGGATCGACTGCGAGGTCGAGGGCCAGGGCGTCGACCCGCACGACCCGCCGTGGCTGTGGGAGGCGTGGGACGGCACCGGGTGGGCGGCGTGCGAGGTCGACCGGGACAGCACCGGCGCGTTCAACCGGGCCGGCGACATCGTGGTGCACGTCCCGGACGGGCACACCATGTCGGTGCTCGCGCGGCAGCGGGCAGGCTGGCTGCGGTGCCGGCTCGTCGAGGCCAAGCAGCACCAGCCGTTCTACCAGCGCTCGCCGCGGCTGCACGCGGTCGAAGCCTCGACCATCGGCGGCACGGCCGCCGCCGTGCACGCGGAGATCATCCGCAACGAGGTCGTCGGGACCTCCGACGGCACGCCCGGCCAGCGGTTCCCGCTCGGCAGGCCCCCGGTGGTGGTGGGGGAGGGCGAGCTGGTCGTCGAGGTCTCGGGCCCGGACGGCTGGCAGCCGTGGACCGAGGTCCGCTCCTTCGCCGACTCCGGCCCGGACGACCGGCACGTCGTGCTCGACCGGGTCGGCGGGCAGGTCGAGTTCGGGCCCGCGGTCCGCCAGCCCGAAGGTGGCCTGCGCCACTACGGGGCGGTCCCGGCGAAGTCCGCGGCGATCCGGGTGCCGGAGTACCGCTCGGGCGGCGGGCGGCGCGGCAACGTCGCCCGCGAGGTCCTCGAGGTGCAGCGGGACCCGGTCCCGTTCGTCAGCAGCGTGGTGAACCGGCGCCCGGCGATCGGCGGGGTGGACGGCGAGTCGGTCCGGGACGCGGCGGTCCGCGGCCCGCTGCTGCTGCGCACCCGCGACCGCGCGGTCATCGCCGAGGACTACGAGCAGCTCGCCCGCGAAGCGGCACCGGAAGCGGCCCGGGTGCGGTGCATCCCGGCGCACGGCGCCGACGGCCGCGAGACCGGCGCGATCCGGGTCCTCGTCGTGCCGGCCGTCCCCGACACCGGCGAGCTGGCCTTCGCGACCCTGATGCTCGAGCCGGGCATGCGCGGCCGGATCGAGCGCCACCTCGGCGAACGGCGGTGCGTGGGCGCGCTCGTGTCGGTGGAACCGCCGTTCTACCAGGGGGTCACGGTGGTCGCGCGGCTGCGTGCCCGCCGCCGGACGACGGCGGGCACGCTGGGCGCGCGGGCCACCCAGGCCCTGTACGACTACTTCAACCCGATCAGCGGCGGCCCGGACGGCGACGGCTGGCCCTTCGGCCGCCCGGTGCAGTCGGGCGAGGTGTTCGCGGTGCTGCAGCGGCTTCCGGGCGTCGAGCTGGTCGAGGACGTGCGCCTGTTCGCGGCGAACCCGATCACGCGCGAACGCGGCGAGCAGGTCGACCGGCTGGACCTGCCGCCGAACGCGCTGGCGTTCTCGTTCGGGCACCAGGTCCGGGTCCGGGAGGCGGGCGCATGA
- a CDS encoding phage tail protein has translation MRTGIPGLTSPHPIGEQLPAVYAEDRFVQGFTGALDEVLAPVISTLDNFAGYLDPGVAPTDFLGWLAHWVALRVDESWSPEQLRQLVTRSVELHRWRGTRRGLTDHVRLLTGGAVEVTDSGGVVADPQPGAPLPDPGPAWVQVRVRVPDPARVDVRRLTATVVDAVPAHVRVTVEVLEG, from the coding sequence ATGAGGACCGGCATCCCGGGGCTGACCAGCCCGCACCCGATCGGCGAGCAGCTGCCCGCGGTGTACGCCGAGGACCGGTTCGTGCAGGGCTTCACCGGTGCGCTCGACGAGGTCCTCGCGCCGGTCATCTCCACTTTGGACAACTTCGCGGGCTACCTCGACCCCGGCGTGGCCCCGACCGACTTCCTCGGCTGGCTCGCCCACTGGGTCGCGCTGCGCGTAGACGAAAGCTGGAGCCCGGAGCAGCTGCGGCAGCTGGTGACGCGCTCGGTCGAGCTGCACCGGTGGCGCGGCACCCGGCGCGGCCTCACCGACCACGTGCGGCTGCTGACCGGCGGCGCGGTCGAGGTGACCGACAGCGGCGGGGTCGTCGCCGACCCGCAGCCCGGTGCGCCGCTGCCCGATCCCGGGCCGGCGTGGGTGCAGGTGCGGGTGCGGGTGCCCGACCCGGCGCGGGTCGACGTGCGGCGGCTGACCGCGACGGTCGTGGATGCGGTGCCCGCCCACGTGCGGGTCACGGTGGAAGTGCTGGAGGGCTAG
- a CDS encoding GPW/gp25 family protein, with protein sequence MDFLGRGLAFPLHTDATGSIALVGGEREVVESIRLILATSPGERPMRPEFGCAVHDLVFAPADAATAGQIAYEVRVSLERWEPRITLDDVVVSFDEADRGTLLIDIRYRLRGTNDPRNLVFPFYVIPPHESAALDSPMDGA encoded by the coding sequence GTGGATTTCCTCGGCCGGGGACTCGCCTTCCCGCTGCACACCGACGCGACCGGCTCGATCGCGCTGGTGGGAGGCGAGCGCGAGGTCGTCGAAAGCATCCGGCTCATCCTGGCGACCTCGCCGGGCGAACGCCCGATGCGCCCGGAGTTCGGCTGCGCGGTGCACGACCTGGTGTTCGCGCCCGCCGACGCGGCCACCGCCGGGCAGATCGCCTACGAGGTCCGGGTCTCCCTGGAGCGCTGGGAGCCGCGGATCACCCTCGACGACGTCGTCGTCAGCTTCGACGAGGCCGACCGGGGCACCCTGCTGATCGACATCCGCTACCGCCTGCGCGGCACCAACGACCCGCGCAACCTCGTCTTCCCGTTCTACGTGATCCCGCCGCACGAGTCCGCAGCGCTCGATTCCCCCATGGACGGTGCGTGA
- a CDS encoding sensor histidine kinase codes for MRRTFVVADFGRPAGYEDRLKRVLHDLHDGLGPTLTAAVLGLRAARDLIARDRAGTEHLLARLEEELYGAITDLRRIVADARPPALDEAGLVVAVRRYAATLTARVPAEHGPLSVAVEVRGDLPPLSAEVEVTAYRIIREALVNVARHSGARECTVHLWPRDGDLHVEIVDDGVGTDGEALPAVGGTGLRSMRERAGDLGGGCRVEPVSSGGTRIAAWLPIAAGK; via the coding sequence ATGCGCCGGACATTCGTCGTCGCCGACTTCGGTCGTCCCGCGGGCTACGAAGACCGGCTGAAACGGGTGCTCCACGATTTGCACGACGGGCTCGGGCCGACACTCACCGCCGCCGTTCTCGGGCTGCGTGCCGCCCGGGACCTGATCGCGCGAGACCGCGCGGGCACCGAGCACCTGCTGGCCCGGCTCGAAGAGGAGCTCTACGGCGCGATCACCGACCTGCGGCGGATCGTCGCCGACGCGCGGCCCCCCGCCCTCGACGAAGCCGGGCTGGTGGTGGCCGTGCGCCGGTACGCCGCCACGCTCACCGCGCGGGTGCCCGCCGAACACGGCCCGCTGAGCGTGGCCGTCGAGGTCCGCGGCGACCTGCCGCCGCTGTCGGCGGAGGTCGAGGTGACCGCCTACCGGATCATCCGCGAGGCGCTGGTGAACGTCGCCCGCCACTCCGGGGCCCGCGAGTGCACCGTGCACCTGTGGCCGCGGGACGGCGACCTGCACGTGGAGATCGTCGACGACGGCGTGGGCACCGACGGCGAGGCCCTGCCCGCGGTCGGCGGCACCGGGCTGCGTTCGATGCGGGAACGCGCCGGCGACCTCGGCGGCGGCTGCCGGGTCGAGCCGGTCTCCTCCGGCGGCACGCGGATCGCCGCGTGGCTGCCGATCGCCGCGGGGAAGTGA
- a CDS encoding zinc ribbon domain-containing protein: MVIYAECGHQGPADVEFCGECGRYLKWDDDGPVAVKSPPVVQQQVVQPAEPIAPVRQPVQQTVEEQVLNPGDLICGRCGKGNAPTRNFCSRCGASLAESQVVKTSWWRRLFGRKPKEHKAGARPGKDGVRRRTGRAGAARRTVGKVIRRAVAVALIFSALIYALYQPFRSAINTAAVGLWSQVTGIFEAKLNPVHPIKVTATAQTNGHSAPLVTDNAKNTFWAAPGDREQVLVFTFDHPADLRKAIVYSGDAANFPAAHRPQKLHLVFSTGKTYDMALADTPDPQEVPIEHSEGATSVELHVTGLYRSLDGTDVAISEIELFEAG, from the coding sequence ATGGTCATCTACGCGGAGTGCGGGCACCAGGGGCCCGCCGACGTCGAGTTCTGCGGCGAGTGCGGCCGCTACCTGAAGTGGGACGACGACGGCCCGGTGGCCGTGAAGTCGCCACCGGTGGTCCAGCAGCAGGTCGTGCAGCCCGCCGAGCCGATCGCCCCGGTCCGGCAGCCGGTGCAGCAGACCGTCGAGGAGCAGGTCCTCAACCCGGGCGACCTGATCTGCGGCCGGTGCGGCAAGGGCAACGCCCCGACCCGCAACTTCTGCAGCCGCTGCGGGGCGTCGCTGGCCGAGTCCCAGGTCGTCAAGACGTCGTGGTGGCGGCGGCTGTTCGGCCGCAAGCCGAAGGAGCACAAGGCCGGGGCGCGGCCGGGCAAGGACGGCGTCCGGCGCCGGACCGGCCGGGCCGGGGCCGCGCGCCGGACCGTCGGCAAGGTGATCCGCCGGGCCGTCGCCGTCGCGCTCATCTTCTCGGCCCTGATCTACGCGCTCTACCAGCCGTTCCGCAGCGCCATCAACACCGCCGCGGTCGGGTTGTGGAGCCAGGTGACCGGCATCTTCGAGGCCAAGCTCAACCCGGTCCACCCGATCAAGGTGACCGCGACCGCGCAGACGAACGGGCACTCGGCCCCGCTGGTCACCGACAACGCCAAGAACACGTTCTGGGCCGCGCCCGGCGACCGGGAACAGGTGCTGGTGTTCACCTTCGACCACCCGGCGGACCTGCGGAAGGCGATCGTGTACTCCGGCGACGCGGCGAACTTCCCGGCCGCGCACCGGCCGCAGAAGCTGCACCTGGTCTTCTCCACCGGCAAGACCTACGACATGGCGCTGGCCGACACGCCGGACCCCCAGGAAGTCCCGATCGAGCACAGCGAAGGCGCCACGAGCGTCGAGCTGCACGTCACCGGGCTGTACCGCTCGCTCGACGGCACGGACGTCGCGATCTCCGAGATCGAGCTGTTCGAGGCCGGCTGA